A DNA window from Ictalurus furcatus strain D&B chromosome 22, Billie_1.0, whole genome shotgun sequence contains the following coding sequences:
- the LOC128599330 gene encoding uncharacterized protein LOC128599330 isoform X1, whose amino-acid sequence MGDWTDGGADDPAHRSRVIDGLSVERNAVAPWRICKHQQRRMTENTNEHQQLTMNGVVSHSPGEGSTPAIMHLCAGVILLLVPCVVLSVDRQKVFGNLHESASLPCTVQCSGELTWTRFQKQDDVLVRCSSVSCWSKDGFILSYEQYLKGNSSLTMLKADYSLRGLYMAKCVSETVCEVVFTLSPLEMTRVIAPGEPIDVLLPLTDLVEVSFTPSDAVQPSNLQICTVDKEKIQCIQDYKERASLLNTLQIKDGNVSDGGNYTVRDKVNDETLAIVTVHMRDEPVSQTRSRGRRSAPEPCPHIQQQEGVPMWVVVLILMLLMLLLVVVSVLVVGSVMYVRLRRENQQLRENAENNGLPLLQQNGNGNHPGEESNLNNH is encoded by the exons ATGGGGGACTGGACTGATGGTGGTGCTGATGATCCTGCTCATCGTAGCAGGGTTATTGATGGGTTATCTGTGGAAAGAAATGCAGTAGCTCCATGGAGAATCTGCAAACACCAGCAGCGCCGAATGACTGAAAACACCAACGAACACCAGCAGCTCACAATGAATGGAGTTGTCAGCCATTCTCCAGGAG AAGGATCGACACCGGCCATCATGCATCTCTGTGCAGGAGTGATATTACTGCTAG tCCCCTGTGTGGTGCTGTCCGTAGACAGACAGAAGGTGTTTGGGAATCTGCATGAGTCGGCGTCTCTCCCCTGTACTGTGCAGTGCTCTGGTGAACTGACCTGGACCAGGTTTCAGAAGCAGGACGATGTTCTGGTCAGGTGTAGCAGCGTCTCGTGCTGGTCTAAAGACGGGTTTATTCTCTCTTATGAACAGTACCTGAAGGGGAATTCCTCCCTGACCATGCTGAAAGCTGATTACAGCCTTCGAGGACTCTACATGGCCAAGTGTGTCTCTGAGACCGTCTGTGAAGTCGTCTTTACATTGTCCC CTCTAGAGATGACCCGTGTGATTGCCCCAGGTGAACCCATAGACGTGCTCTTACCCCTCACTGACCTGGTGGAGGTGAGTTTTACTCCGAGTGATGCTGTACAACCATCAAACCTGCAGATCTGCACCGTGGACAAGGAGAAGATCCAGTGCATTCAAGATTATAAAGAGAGAGCGTCTCTCCTCAACACTCTTCAGATTAAAGATGGAAACGTCTCTGACGGTGGGAACTACACAGTACGGGATAAAGTGAATGACGAGACTTTAGCCATCGTAACGGTCCATATGAGAG ATGAACCCGTGTCCCAGACTCGCTCTCGAGGACGCCGCAGTGCCCCTG agcCGTGTCCACACATCCAGCAGCAGGAAGGTGTTCCAATGTGGGTGGTTGTACTGATACTGATGTTGCtgatgctgctgctggtggttgTATCTGTGCTTGTGGTTGGATCTGTGATGTATGTGCGTCTGAGGAGAGAAAATCAGCAGCTCCGTGAGAATGCTGAGAACAACGGACTCCCTCTCCTCCAGCAGAATGGAAATGGTAACCATCCAGGAGAAGAGTCGAATTTAAATAACCATTAG
- the LOC128599330 gene encoding uncharacterized protein LOC128599330 isoform X2, whose product MHLCAGVILLLVPCVVLSVDRQKVFGNLHESASLPCTVQCSGELTWTRFQKQDDVLVRCSSVSCWSKDGFILSYEQYLKGNSSLTMLKADYSLRGLYMAKCVSETVCEVVFTLSPLEMTRVIAPGEPIDVLLPLTDLVEVSFTPSDAVQPSNLQICTVDKEKIQCIQDYKERASLLNTLQIKDGNVSDGGNYTVRDKVNDETLAIVTVHMRDEPVSQTRSRGRRSAPEPCPHIQQQEGVPMWVVVLILMLLMLLLVVVSVLVVGSVMYVRLRRENQQLRENAENNGLPLLQQNGNGNHPGEESNLNNH is encoded by the exons ATGCATCTCTGTGCAGGAGTGATATTACTGCTAG tCCCCTGTGTGGTGCTGTCCGTAGACAGACAGAAGGTGTTTGGGAATCTGCATGAGTCGGCGTCTCTCCCCTGTACTGTGCAGTGCTCTGGTGAACTGACCTGGACCAGGTTTCAGAAGCAGGACGATGTTCTGGTCAGGTGTAGCAGCGTCTCGTGCTGGTCTAAAGACGGGTTTATTCTCTCTTATGAACAGTACCTGAAGGGGAATTCCTCCCTGACCATGCTGAAAGCTGATTACAGCCTTCGAGGACTCTACATGGCCAAGTGTGTCTCTGAGACCGTCTGTGAAGTCGTCTTTACATTGTCCC CTCTAGAGATGACCCGTGTGATTGCCCCAGGTGAACCCATAGACGTGCTCTTACCCCTCACTGACCTGGTGGAGGTGAGTTTTACTCCGAGTGATGCTGTACAACCATCAAACCTGCAGATCTGCACCGTGGACAAGGAGAAGATCCAGTGCATTCAAGATTATAAAGAGAGAGCGTCTCTCCTCAACACTCTTCAGATTAAAGATGGAAACGTCTCTGACGGTGGGAACTACACAGTACGGGATAAAGTGAATGACGAGACTTTAGCCATCGTAACGGTCCATATGAGAG ATGAACCCGTGTCCCAGACTCGCTCTCGAGGACGCCGCAGTGCCCCTG agcCGTGTCCACACATCCAGCAGCAGGAAGGTGTTCCAATGTGGGTGGTTGTACTGATACTGATGTTGCtgatgctgctgctggtggttgTATCTGTGCTTGTGGTTGGATCTGTGATGTATGTGCGTCTGAGGAGAGAAAATCAGCAGCTCCGTGAGAATGCTGAGAACAACGGACTCCCTCTCCTCCAGCAGAATGGAAATGGTAACCATCCAGGAGAAGAGTCGAATTTAAATAACCATTAG
- the LOC128599267 gene encoding uncharacterized protein LOC128599267 → MTAVAETVFRDRKSEREMMSAVADVRLSVSTGARRVSLLSSDVKGQLEQHLQRIDTGHHASLCRSDITARFQKQDDVLVRCSSVSCWSKDGFILSYEQYLKGNSSLTMLKADYSLRGLYMAKCVSETVCEVVFSLSPLEMTRVIAPGEPIHMHFPLTDLVGVSFTASDAVQPSNLQICTVEKEKIQCSPDYKERASLLNTLQIKDGDASDSGNYTVRDKVNDETLAIVTVHMRDERVSQTRSRGRRSAPEPSPDIKQQEGVPVWGIVLILILMLLVSAFVFLLVMYVRLRRENEQLRENAENNGLPLLQQKHCALRAVEKTECSA, encoded by the exons ATGACTGCGGTAGCAGAAACTGTGTTCAGGGACCGCAAAAGCGAGAGAGAAATGATGTCCGCTGTCGCTGATGTCCGGCTCAGTGTCAGCACAGGGGCAAGGAGAGTTTCCCTGCTTTCCTCAGATGTGAAGGGACAGTTAGAACAGCACCTGCAAAG GATCGACACCGGCCATCATGCATCTCTGTGCAGGAGTGATATTACTGCTAG GTTTCAGAAGCAGGACGATGTTCTGGTCAGGTGTAGCAGCGTCTCGTGCTGGTCTAAAGACGGGTTTATTCTCTCTTATGAACAGTACCTGAAGGGGAATTCCTCCCTGACCATGCTGAAAGCTGATTACAGCCTTCGAGGACTCTACATGGCCAAGTGTGTCTCTGAGACCGTCTGTGAAGTCGTCTTTTCATTGTCCC CTCTAGAGATGACCCGTGTGATTGCCCCAGGTGAACCCATACACATGCACTTTCCCCTCACTGACCTGGTGGGGGTGAGTTTTACTGCCAGTGATGCTGTACAACCATCAAACCTGCAGATCTGCACCGTGGAGAAGGAGAAGATCCAGTGCAGTCCAGATTATAAAGAGAGAGCGTCTCTCCTCAACACTCTTCAGATTAAAGATGGAGACGCCTCTGACAGTGGGAACTACACAGTACGGGATAAAGTGAATGATGAGACTTTAGCCATCGTAACGGTCCATATGAGAG ATGAACGCGTGTCCCAGACTCGCTCTCGAGGACGACGCAGTGCCCCTG agCCGAGTCCAGACATCAAGCAGCAGGAAGGTGTACCAGTGTGGGGGAttgtactgatactgatactgatgcTGCTTGTATCTGCGTTTGTGTTCCTGTTAGTGATGTATGTGCGTCTGAGGAGAGAAAATGAGCAGCTCCGTGAGAATGCTGAGAACAACGGACTCCCTCTCCTCCAGCAGAAACACTGTGCACTGAGAGCAGTAGAGAAGACGGAGTGTAGTGCTTag